Genomic segment of Peribacillus frigoritolerans:
AAAAATTATCTCTTGTAGGTGGCTTCAAAGATAGCCCATTATGGTTAAATCGTAGTGTTTCCAAATTTACAACATGGAAAAAAGAATCGATTGAAGAAAGAGCAAATATCTTAGCCGAACGAGCAATTACTGTCTGGCAGTCTCCGACTCTTTCAGAAGATGTTTTAAAACGATTTAAGAAAAACGAAAATGAGTCAAAATCAAAAACAGATTATTCAATTGAACATCATGCCAATGCATTTAGTTCTGAAACCCATAAGTTATATGACTTATTAAAAACTCGCATCTTAAACATAGATAGTTCCGTACATGAGGAAGTAAAGAAATTTTATATCGCCTTTAAGTATGGGAATAGAAATTTCGTAGATTTATTACCCGCAAAACAAACTATAAAGATTTGGCTAAATTGTAAATTCGGTGAATTACATGATCCTGATCATCTTGGAAGAGATGTGACAGATATTGGCCACCGGGGAAATGGAGACATTGAAATCAGCTTAAAATCTGAGACTGATTTAGAACCTATTATGGACCTTATTCAGCAGTCATTTATATTAAACTCTGATCAGGATGAATAAGGAATATATAAGCAAACTAAATTTTGATTGATAAACATCATTTTAAATTTCACAGTTTCACAAGCGATCAAGTCTTTATCACGATCGCTTTTTTTATTGGCATCATATAGTGCCTTTGAATCCGGGACTTATATTTAGTTTTTCCTCCTTTATTTTTAACGAAAGATGAACGTGTTTCTAGCAGTTAAAATACTCTTTCAAAAATTCATAAAATGTGGGCCACGTTTCTTTTAATTCTCCTTTTAAAAGTAGCTCATCTCCGCCCTCAAAATTCACTGTATAGACTTTATCTGTTACCGTATCAAGCACTAATACAGCATTTGCTGACATTTCACTTAAAATCAAATACTTTTTCGGAAAGCCATGCTCTTTTCGGCAAATAAATGTATATGATTCAATATTATTCTCTTCATCTACGATATCAAGTAATTCAAAAGGTACAAATTCTTCCCAAAAAGGTCCAGCATAATAATGGTAAAATCCACGGAATGTATCTGATACATCTACTTCTAAACTATTTAATGTCTCATTTACTTTACTTTTATCTTCACGTTTATAAATGTCCTCTCCTAGAACTTGATCTATTTTCTCAGGCAAAATACTCATTTTTAATTCCCTCCTAAAGCTTCTCGTCCCCTTGTTATCCACTGATGTATGATACCTAGTTGATAGCCCAATGCTTTTTGTTGTGAATGGTGTTTTGGTTTATTAGCAAAAAAGCATTTGTTGCCTATATTAGACAATCAAGTGCTTTTCTTTGTTCTTGTCACCCAATCCCAGCATTATATGATCCTTCATTATAATACTTTCGGCGTATAGAATTACAGAAGGCTTGCTTTAAGTGCATCACTCAACATAGAATCGAAACTATCAAATAAATGAATTAAAGTTCCAGAGGGTTTATCAAGTTCTACATATACTCTCTCATTTAGGTCATAACAAAACCATGCAGTATCAGAATCCCCCAAAAATAAGTATTGCTTTTGCCAATCATTTTCATACCAAAGCTCGTTTGTTTCAATAAACCCCTGAACCTCTTCATCTACTTCGTTATCAAGTAGCGTTTCATCAACACCATAGATTACAAATCCATTAAAGTCTAATCCATTTACATTCTTAAGAAATTCAATATACGACTCAGGAATAATAATGTTTCCTAGTTTCTGCTGAATAGTTTGTTTCATTTTTATAATTTCTGAATTCGATACTGGATTCCTAAGTACACCATCATATTTCCCTTCAATTTTTTCTACTTCTATCAATAAGTCTTTCCACTGAGGCATATGTACTCCTCCTGATATCGTTTGTATTTGTCATACCTTATATTATTAGGATTGCTTAAAAAGGATAAATGTAACTTTCTATGAGTATCATTATTCAGATTCATAAAGGCTATTAAAGAACTCAGCAAAACTATCTGCAAGGATATACATTTTGCCCATTTCGTCTTCTGGTTCTATATCATGAACCCACTAACCCCTAATAGAATCTCATTTCCTCCTGGATCTTGTTAAGTTATATGCTTACATTGAATGGAGTGGTTCTAAATAATTCAATAAATTGGAAAATAAGGAAAATGTAAGCTAGGGTGATATGATAAATTAGAACTATAAAGATTGTTAAACAACCTTTTTAAGGGATAATTTTTTATATAGGTAGCGTAACATCATACTCTTGTTCAAATTGTTTTATATCTTGTAAAGAGATCTTTGGATATTAAAACTAATCATTTTTGCCATACTCTCACTCCTATATCCTTACTTAGTTCTCCCATCAATTTTTGATTGACCACCAATGTGTCTAAACTCTCTGTGGTGTCTTCATCTACTAGCACCATAGTTTTTCGTCAATCAAAAAGTATTTGCGAACTTATCCCAGCTAACTCTCGAATTTGGAGACTATGAGAACTGGTTTAATAAGCTAAGAATTCATGGAACTCTTGGCTACTTATGTCCTCTAGAAATTCTTCCATTCTCTCATGTGAATTTTCACTTATCCCCACCAACTATACAAAAAAGCCACCTGTCTCCCGATGGCTTTTCCCTTAAGCAGTTTTCCTATAATATGAGTTATCTACTTCGATCCGGATTTTGGCGCGCGCTGTTTTTTTGCTGCAATAATGAGGTGGCGACTATTGCGCAGCTAATGATTGCTCCATGATATAGAAGAAAATTGA
This window contains:
- a CDS encoding SMI1/KNR4 family protein, whose translation is MSILPEKIDQVLGEDIYKREDKSKVNETLNSLEVDVSDTFRGFYHYYAGPFWEEFVPFELLDIVDEENNIESYTFICRKEHGFPKKYLILSEMSANAVLVLDTVTDKVYTVNFEGGDELLLKGELKETWPTFYEFLKEYFNC
- a CDS encoding YrhA family protein translates to MPQWKDLLIEVEKIEGKYDGVLRNPVSNSEIIKMKQTIQQKLGNIIIPESYIEFLKNVNGLDFNGFVIYGVDETLLDNEVDEEVQGFIETNELWYENDWQKQYLFLGDSDTAWFCYDLNERVYVELDKPSGTLIHLFDSFDSMLSDALKASLL